The nucleotide sequence CTTCGACTATCGTCTCGCGCCGGAGCATAAGTTCCCCGCAGCGGTCGATGATGCGCTTGCCGCGGTGGAGTTCGTCGTCCGTCACGGCGCTCTGCTCGGCGTCGACAGCAACAGAGTCGTGATCGGAGGCGATTCCGCAGGCGCCACGCTCGCGGCCTTTCTCTGCCAGTACGCGGCCAGCGTCGGCGGCCCCAGGATTGCCGCGCAATGCCTGATCTGCCCGGTGCTGGATTCCTCGGAACCTTGGCCATCGCGCGGATTGTTCGGGACCGGCTACCTGCTCGACAAGGCCACATGGGAGGCTGACCTCGCCGACTACCTGGCGCCGGATATCCCTCTCGATGAGCCGGTCGTTTCGCCGTTGAGTAATCCCGTCCTCATCGGATTGCCCCCCGCCGTCATCCATACCGCCGAATTCGATCCGATGCGCGACGAGGGCAACGCCTACGCCGTGAGGCTCGCGGACGCCGGCGTCAGCGTCGCGCATGTCTGCCACGAGGGCATGATTCACAATTTCCACGCGCTCGGCGCGCTGCTGCCGCAGGCGAGGCCGGCGCTCGAGCTGATCGGGCATCAACTCCGGTCTTTGCTGCACGCTCCGGCTCCCAGTTAACTCGAAGTTTCTCGATGAGACATCGTTAGGGTTATTTCGTCGTTCTTGTCGCGAATTATGGACCGCTTTACGCCTGCGCTCCTACAACGTCGGTACTCGCGGATGACGTGCAGCTCGCTTCGTTGATCGAAGCGGCATGGAGATCGCCGATGCGCAACGAGACGATTGCAACCCACGCCGGCTACGAGCCCGAGGGCACGACCAAAGCGGTTGCGGTTCCGATCTATCAGACAGCCGCCTACGCCTTCGACAGCGCCGATCACGGCGCCGCCCTGTTCAACCTTGAAGTCGAGGGCTACCGCTACAGCCGAATCTCCAACCCGACGACAGCCGTGCTGGAGAAGCGCGTCGCCGAGCTCGAAGGCGGCGTCGGCGCGCTCGCGGTCGGCACCGGCCAGGCCGCGCTGCATTTCGCCTTCGTCAATCTCGCCGATGGCGGCGGCAACATCGTCTCGGTGCCGCAGCTCTACGGCACGACGCACACGCTGCTCGGCCACATCCTGCCGCGGCAGGGCATCACCGGACGCTTTGCCGAAAGCGATCAGCCCGACGCGATCGAGCGTCTCATCGACGAGAACACCAAGGCGGTGTTCGCCGAGACGATCGGCAACCCCGCCGGCAATGTCTGCGACATCGAGGCGCTGGCCAAGGTCGCGCACCGCAACGGCGTGCCGCTGATCGTCGACAACACGGTCGCGACGCCCATCCTGCTGCGGCCGTTCGACTACGGCGCCGACATCGCGGTGCATTCGCTGACCAAATTCCTCGGCGGCCACGGCACGACGCTGGGCGGCATGCTGGTCGATAGCGGCAACTTCCCCTGGAAGGACCACGCCGACCGCTTCCCGGCCTTCAGCCAGCCGGACACGTCCTATCACGGCATGGTCTACACCGACCATTTCGGCCGCAGCGCCTACATCCAGCGCGCGCGCAGCGTCTATCAACGCACGATGGGCGCGGTGCTGTCGCCGTTCAACGCCTTCCTGCTGTTGCAGGGTATCGAGACCGTGGCGCTGCGCATGGAGCGTCACGTCGAGAATGCGCGCAAGGTCGCGGACTTCCTGCGCAACGATCCGCGCGTCGCCTGGGTCAACTACGCCGGCTTCCCGGAAAGCCCGTACTACCCGCTGGTGCAGAAATATCTCGACGGCCGCGCCTCCTCGCTGTTCACCTTCGGCATCAAGGGCGGCATGGAGGCCGGCAAGGCGTTCTACGACGCGCTCAAGCTGATCACGCGGCTGGTCAATATCGGCGATGCGAAGTCTCTGGCCTGCCATCCGGCTTCGACCACGCACCGGCAGATGCCGCCCGATGATCAGCGCAAGGCCGGCGTGCTGCCCGAGGCGATCCGGCTGTCGATCGGCATCGAGCACATCGCCGACATCATCGAGGATCTCGACCAGGCGCTGGCGCAGGCCTGTCCGCGTCAGCTGGATGCCGCGGAATAGAGCGCCCAGCCGATGACCCTGCTGTTCGACAGAGATCGCAGGATCACGAGCCCTGCCCTCGCGCCCACCGGCGGCGAGCGTCGCGTGCGTGATCCGATCGAGCTCACGATCGGCCTCGTCAATAACATGCCGGACAGCGCCCTGAAGGCAACCGACGTCCAGATCGCGCGGCTGCTGCAGCAATCGGCGCCGTGGCACGTCCGCATCCGCCTGCACTGCTTCTCGCTGCCGTCGATCGCACGCTCGCCTGTGGCCAGCAGCCACGTCGCCCAGACCTACACCGACATCGACCGGCTCGATGGCCTCGATATCGACGGACTGATCGTCACTGGAGCCGAGCCGATCGCAGCGCGGCTGCGCGACGAGCCTTACTGGCCGGACCTCACCGCCATCATCGACTGGGCCAAGACGAACACGAAGACGACGATCTGGTCCTGTCTCGCCGCGCATGCCGCGGTGCTGCATCTCGACAACGTCGAGCGGCAGCGGCTGGCTCACAAATGCTCCGGCGTTTTCGACTGTGTGAAGGTGCGGGACGACTGGCTGACCCGCGGCATCGACACCCCGCTGCAGGTGCCGCACTCGCGCCTCAACGCCGTCAACGAGCCGCTGCTGGCGGAGCGCGGCTACGACATCCTGACCCGGTCGGCCGAGATCGGCGTCGACATCTTTGCGCGGGAGATGCCGAGCCGCTTCGTGTTCTTCCAGGGCCATCCCGAATATGACGCGCTGTCGCTGCAGCGTGAATACATGCGCGACATCGCGCGGTATCTCGCCGGGCAGCGCGACGACTATCCGCGGCTGCCGAAATCCTATTTCAGCGCCGAGACCGAGGCGGTGCTGAACGCGTTCGAGCTGCGCGCCAAGGCGCGGCGCGATCCGACCTTGGCGGCCGAGCTGCCCGGCCTCACGCTGCGCCAGGATCTCGCGGCCGGCCACGCGGCCAAGCTCCTGTTCAGGAACTGGATCGGCTATCTCGCCGACGGCTAATGCCATAGCGGATCATCCTTTCTCGCCCAGCGAGGCCAGCGCGGCATTGCCGCCCGCAGCTGCGGTGTTGATCGTCAGCGTCTGCTCGGTCGCGAAGCGTGCGAGATAATGCGGCCCGCCGGCCTTTGGCCCCGTGCCTGACAGCCCGCAGCCGCCGAACGGCTGCACGCCGACGACGGCGCCGATCATGTTGCGGTTGACGTAGATGTTGCCGATCGGCAGCTGACCAACGCGATCGGCGAGCTGGCTGATGCGCGAATGCAGGCCGAAGGTCAGGCCATACCCGGAGGCGGCGATCGCCCGCAGCGTGCGCTCGAGATCCTCGCCGCGATAGCGCACCACATGCAGGACGGGGCCAAACACCTCCTGCTCCAACTCCTCAGGCCGCAGCAGCTCGAACACATGCGGCGCCACGAAGCAGCCGGTGTCCGGCGAAGATCCTGCGTAGTGCACGCGAGCGCTCATCTTCATGCGCGCGATGTGCTGATCGAGCCGCGCCTTGGCCTCCGCGTCGATCACCGGGCCGATATGGGTCGACACATCGCGGGGATCGCCGATCCGCAGCTCACGCGCCGCGCCCGCAATCATCGCAATGATGTCGTCGGCGACATCATCCTGCACGCACAACAGACGCAGCGCCGAGCAGCGCTGGCCGGCCGAGCGGAACGCCGAGGTCACGACGTCGTCGGTGACCTGCTCAGCCAGCGCCGTCGAATCGACCAGCATCGCATTGATGCCGCCGGTCTCGGCGATCAGCGGCAGGATCGGCCCCTTCCGGTTCGCGAGCGCGATGTTGATCGCACGCGCGGTGTCATAGGAGCCGGTGAAGACGACACCAGCGATCGCCGGGTGATCGACTAAGCGAGCGCCGATGGCGCCATCGCCTGGAACGAGCTGCAGCGCCGAGGCTGCGATGCCTGCCTCATGCAGCAGCCGCACCGTTTCGGCTGCAATTAGCGGCGTCTGCTCAGCAGGCTTGGCGACGACGGCATTGCCGGCCATCAACGCCGCCGCGATCTGCCCGATGAAGATGGCAAACGGGAAATTCCAAGGTGAGATCGCGACGAAGACGCCTCGCGGCCGCAGCCGCAAGGCATTCGACTCGCCAGTCGGCCCGGGCAGGCCGAGCTCGACACCGAACAGGGCTTCGCCTTCGGCGGCGTAGTAGCGGCAGAAGTCCACGGCCTCGCGGATCTCGGCGATGGCATCGTCGAGGGTCTTGCCGGCCTCGATGGCCAGAAGATGAATGAGACGCGCTCGGCGCTGCTCGATCATGTCAGCCGCGCGCCGCAACGCCTTGGCGCGTTGTGCGGCGGTGGTCATGCCCCAGGACGTCAAGCCTCCGACCGCCGCCGCAACCGCGCGTTCGACCACCGCCGCATCGGCTTCGATCACTGTGCCGGCGATCACGCCCGGATTGAACGGGCTCGTGAGCTGGCGCGACGTGCCGTCTCGGGCGACGCCGTCAATGATGGGCGAGGCCGCGGCCGGAGCGGCGCCAGCTCCCGCGATCTCGGCGCGCAAGGCATTCAGCGAGGCGTGATGCCCGAGCTCGATGCCCTGCGAGTTGCGACGCGTCGGGCCGTAGAGATCGCGCGGCCGCACGATGTGCGGATGACGCGCGGCTTCCGGCTTGCCGACGATCTCGGCCTCGCTCGTCACCAATTGCTCGACCGGGATATTGGGATCAGCCGCGACCGACACGAACGACGAGTTCGCGCCGTTCTCGAGCAGGCGGCGGACGAGATAGGCCAGGAGATCACGATGCTGCCCGACCGGCGCATAGGTCCGGCAGGCGATGTCGGGATGCAGCTCGCGCAAGCTCGCATACAGCGGGTCGCCCATGCCGTGCAGACGCTGGAACTCGTAGCCGCCGCTGCCGCGGGCCTCATGCACGATGTGGGCGACCGTCAGCGCGTTGTGGGTCGCGAATTGCGGGAAGATGCGGCTGCGCTGCGCCAGTAGCTGGCGCGCGCAGGCGAGGTAGTTCAGGTCGGTCATCGCCTTGCGCGTGAACACCGGATAGTCGTCGAGCCCGCGCTCCTGCGCGCGCTTGATCTCGGTGTCCCAATAGGCGCCCTTGACCAGCCGGACCATGAAGCGGCGATCATGCTTTGCTGCAAGATCCGCGATGAAGGCGATGACCTTCTCCGCGCGCTTCTGATAGGCCTGGATCGCAAGACCGAAGCCCTCCCAACCTGCGAGAGCAGGATCAGCCACGACGCGCGCGATCACGGCCATTGATAGATCGAGCCGATCGGCCTCCTCGGCATCGACGGTGAAGTTCAGGTCGTACGACTTGGCCTGCCTCGCGAGATCGATGACCACCGGCACCAGCTCGCGCAGCACGCGGTCGCGGCTGATCTCCTCGTAGCGCGGATGCAACGCCGACAGCTTGACCGAGATGCCCGGACGCTCCAGCAACGCCGCGTTGCCGGCGGCACGCCCGATCGCAGCGATCGCCGCCGCATAGGACTGCCGGTAGCGCGCGGCATCATTGGCGGTGCGGGCGCCTTCGCCCAGCATGTCGAAGGAGTAGCGGAACAGCCGGCCGGTGCCGGAATTGGCGCGGTCGAGCGCCTGGGCGATGGTCTCGCCGAGCACGAAATGGCTGCCGAGCAGCTTCATCGCCTGCCGCGCGGCGGTGCGCACCGTCGGCAATCCCAGGCGGCGCGCGAGGCCGGCGACCACGCTCTCCGGCGTCTCGCCCGGTGCGATCACGCGCGCGGCGAGGCCGAGCGCCCAGGCGGAGGCGGTGACCAGAGGCGTGTGCGACTTGACCTCGTGATGCAGGAAGTCGCTGCGGCCGAGCTTGTCCTCGATCAGCCGATCGGCGGTGTCGTCGCCGGGCACCCGCAGCAGCGCCTCGGCGAGGACCATCAGGGCGAGGCCCTCATTGGTGGACAGCGAATATTCCTGCAGGAAGTCGTCGATGCCGCCGAAGCGCGAGGCCTTGGCGCGGAGGCCCTCGATCAGCCGCCGCGCGGTGGCCTTGACGGCAGGTAGGTCGGCGCCGTCCTGGGCGCGCAGCAGGCGGTCGGCGATTGCGACATCGTCCTCGGCATAAGCAGGTGAGAAGACCGTTTCGGCAGGCTGCGCGTTGGTCATCCGGTGTCGTGCTCCGCGGCAATGCGCCTGCGGTCAAACTTTGTGATCCACCGCTGCACGCCGTCTGATACATTGGCGCGGCAGTTCCCCAGCGCAAGGATTCCATGGCCCGTCGCACCGGCAGCGCCGATCTCCCGCTCCATTCCGGGCGCGTACCGGCCTGGCTGGGCCTGCGCATGTCCGCGCTCGGCGCGATCATCACGCAGGCGATCGTGCATCATTACGGCCGCGACGAATTCCTGGCGCGGCTGTCGCATCCGTTCTGGTTCCAGTCGTTCGGCGCCGTGATGGGGATGGACTGGCATTCCTCGGGCATCACCACCAGCGTGATCGGCGCCCTGAAGCGCGGACTGAAGCCGCTCTCGGCTGAGCTCGGCATCTATGTCTGTGGCGGCCGCGGCGAGCATTCGCGCAAGACGCCCGACGAGCTGCGTCTGCTCAGCGACCGGCTCGGTCTCGACGGCGAGGGATTGGTGCGCACCAGCAAGCTGGTCGCCAAGGTCGACAGCGCCGCCGTGCAGGACGGCTTCGACCTCTATCTGCATGGCTTCTTCGTCACCGCCGACGGCAAATGGACCGTCGTGCAGCAGGGCATGAATGGCGAGGCGCGCCAGGCCCGCCGCTACCACTGGCACTCGCCCGACATTGCCGACTTCGTCGACGCGCCGCATAGCGCGATCGATGGCCCGGCGCAGGGCGAGATCGTCAATCTCACCGACAAGCGCGCGGCGCCGTCGCGCAACGCGCAGCTCGAGCTCCTCACCGAACTCGGCCCCGACCGTGTCGTCACCGAGTTCGAGCGGCTGAGCACGCCTGCGCCGATGCACGCGCAAGCGATGCTGCCGCATCTCGTCATGCCGGACCATCACGACGTCAGGCCGAAGGACGTGTTCGCCCGGCGGCTGCACGGCACGCTGGCGGCCGCCGCCGAGCGCGGGCCGGTCGATTTCCCCGAATTGCTGCTCACGCCGGGCGTCGGCGCCCGCACGGTGCGCTCGCTCGCGATGGTCGCCGAGGTCGTGCATGGCGCGCCGTATCGCTTCACCGATCCCGCGCGGTTCTCGCTGGCGCATGGCGGCAAGGATCGGCATCCCTATCCCGTGCCGATCAAGGTCTATGACGACACCATCCGCGTGCTGAAGTCGGCGGTCGGCAACGCCAAGCTCGGCCGCGACGAGGCGATGGCGGCGCTGAAGCGGCTCGACGATCAGGCGCGGCGGTTGGAGCGCTCCGCCACCGGTCCCTCGCTCGATGCCTTCATCGCCACCGAGCGCGCCGCCTCGCCCGAGCTCGACGGCCGCTCGGTGTTCGGCTGGGAGCGCGACCTCATCCAGCGCACCGGCGAGGCGTGAGAGCATGCCAGCGCGCAGCGCGGGCGTGCTCGCCTTCCGCCGTCGTGGCGGCACGCTCGAGGTGCTGCTGGTGCATCCGGGCGGACCATTCTGGCGCAACAAGGATGCCGGCGCGTGGTCGATCCCGAAGGGCGAGTTCGGCACTGGTGAGAGCGCCGAGGCGGTCGCGCGGCGCGAATTCGCCGAGGAGCTCGGGACCGTACTGATCGCGCCGCTGATCCCGCTCGGCGAGATCAAGCAGCGCGGCGGCAAGGTGGTCGAGGCCTTTGCCGCCGAGACCGATCTCGATGCCGACGCCATCGTCAGCAACACCTTCGAGCTCGAATGGCCGCCGCGCAGCGGCCGCATCCAGCGCTTTCCCGAGGTCGACCGCGCTGCGTGGTTCGATCTGACCGAGGCGCGTGCCCGCATCAATTCGGCGCAGGCGGCGCTACTCGATCGGCTCGTGGAGATGAGCGGAGGGTGAGCCTTCACCATCCGCTGTCTCATCAGGCCGCGCGGACGTTGCCGAGGAAGCGTCCGGTCTGGCTCTTCAGCTGATCCGACTGGCTGCCGAGCTGGGCCGCCGCACTCAAGACCTGCGCCGCCGCCGCGCCGACCTGCCCCGAGGCCTCGCGCACGCCGACGATGTGCTGCATGACGCCCTGCGTGCCCTGCGCCGCCTGCTGCACGCTGCGGGCGATCTCCTTGGTGGCCACGCCCTGCTCCTCGACCGCCGCGGCGATGGTCTCGGTGATCTCGTTCATCTGGCCGATCGTGGTGCCGATCTCGCGGATCGCGGTGACGGTCGAGGTGGTCGCGTCGCGGATCGCCTCGATCTGGCTGGTGATCTCCTCGGTCGCCTTGGCGGTCTGCGCCGACAGCGCCTTGACCTCATTGGCGACGACCGCGAAGCCCTTGCCCGCTTCGCCCGCTCGCGCCGATTCGATGGTGGCGTTCAGCGCCAGCAGATTGGTCTGGCCGGCGATGGTCTGGATCAGCGCCATCACCTCGCCGATCTTCTGCGAGGCGTGCACCAGCCGCGTGACCATGGATTCGGTCCGGGTCGCCTGCTCCACCGCGTTCTGCGCGATCGACGACGACTGCGTGACCTGCTTGGCGATCTCCTGGATCGACGACGACAGTTGCTCGGCCGAGGCCGACACGGTCTGCACGTTCTTGGCGGTCTGCTCGGCGGCCGCGGCGACCTTCGCGCTCTGGTCTGACGTGCCGGAGACGATGCTCGACATCGATTGCGCCGAGGTCTGCAGCTCGCCGGCGGCGCTCGCCGTGGTCTGGATCACGCCGCCGATCGAGCGTTCGAACTCGTCGGCGATCCGCACCAGCACCGCCCGCCGCTCCTCGGCGGACTGCTGCTTGGCCTGCTCCTGCTCGGCCCTGATGCGCTCGCTCTCGGCGAGATGGTCCTTGAGGATCTGCAGGCTGCGCGCCATGCGGCCGATCTCGTTGCGCCGATCGGTGAACGGCACCTCGAAGCCGAGATGGCCCTTGGTCAGCTCGTCCATCACGGCGCAGGTCTGATCGAGCGGAACGACGACGCTGCGTCCGAGCCAGAAGGCCGTGATCGCGGCGATCAGCAGCCCGGCAAGGGCGCCGAGGCCGGCCCACAGCGCGCGTTGATAGACGACTGCATCGATGTCGTCGACATAGGCGCCGGCCTGGATCGCCAGCATCTTGTCGCCGCTGCCATAGGCGCCGACATAGGACATCTTGGGCAGCTCTTCCTTTCCGCCGGCCCGCGGCACCTGATACTCGACGAAGCCGCCGCCGGCACGCGCCGCGCGCACGATGTCCTGGATCAGATATTTCTTGGTCGAATCCTGGTAGTCCCAGCGATTGACGTTGATGTATTTCGGGTTGGCATGGACATAGGTGACGCCCGCGTCGGACGAACCGGTGCCATAGATGCCGAGATAGTCGTTATAGGCCCCCCAGCGCATCGCGCCGATCGCGGCGAAGGCCTGCTGACGCGCCTGATCCGCCGGGACTTTTCCAGCGGCGGCCGCGGCGTCATAATAGCTCAGAATCTTGACGGCGGAGTCCACGAGGTTGCGGACCATGGTCTGCCGCTCCTCGATGACGGTTCCACGCAGCATCAGGATCTGCATGGCGGAGACGGCGAACAGAGCGATCGACATCACGGCAATGATCGCCGCGAGACGCTGATAGACGGTCAGGTGTCGCATTTTCCGGTTCTCGTTGCATGGGCTGTATGCACGATACCAAGCTCACATTAATGGTTTGCTATCCGTGCGCCTGCGCGCCGATGAACTAATTAGTCTTTAGCAGCAGAGACTAATCCCATTGCGCGAACCGAATCACGAACGCAACCACCTGATGCTCTCTCGTTCGTCTCGGAAGCTAACCTGCAAGACCCTCGCGGCGGCAGGCCCCGTCCGACGCTTGTCCCACGGATCCAGGATCTTGCGACGCGCAGAGCGCCCAAGCTTTGTGCAACGAAGCCCTCATCTCATCGAGGGCGCAGGGAAGACCAGGCCTCGGCTGATTCCTGCGGCCCCCGTGCGAAAAGGAATGCACGGGGCAGGAACCACAGGTTCAGCCAGCGCGACCCGGCCTTCCCTGCGCGATGGTGTTACGGCTGCTTCGCACTCTCCCCGGGGACCGGCGTTCTTGCCCCCGTTTGCAGCACCGCGCGGAACGCACGTTGCGCAGACATCAGCTTCGGGATGCCAGGACCATGCGACTTGACCGTCCGTGCCGGCGCCGCTCGTCAGTCGGCGCCTGCCCGTCCATCGCATCCTGCCTCAACGCTCCTGACGATGCGCAGCGCCCCTCGTCGATGAAGCCGGACCGGGACAATCAACCACAAATTCCGATAAAACGAAAGCGGAAAGTTTGCGCTGCCCCGTGCGGATGTGCCGATGCCCTTGACGCCGCTTGCAAACTTCGTTGTCCGGCGCAGGGCGACGGCGCGCATCAGCGCTCGCCGGTCGTATGCGCGCCCTGCGCGGCGGGCGACTCAGCGGCGTTAAGATGACGCCGTCACCTGCGCAGGCCGGCGCTGCCGCAACAGCAGCAGCATCGCCACCGCGGCGCAGGAGCACACCAGGCTCAGCGCCAGCGGCGCATTGCTGCCGTAGCGGGTCAGGAGCTCGACCAGGATCGGCGCCGACACCGCCGACAGCACGTTCATCGGCAGGCCGATCTGCGCCGAGGCCTTGGCGAACGCCGCCTTGTCATAGAACACCAGCGGCATGGTCGCGCGCGCCACCGCGAGCGCGCCGGTACCGAGGCCGTAGACCAGCATGAACATCGCGATGGCGACATGCGAGCCGTGGCTCAGCATCAACAGCAGCATAGCGGCCGGCAGCGCCAGCCCGGCGACAATCGCGGTGGTGATGCCGTCCCAACGGCCGCCGCCGAGGAAGTCGATCGCGCGGGCGCTGATCTGGATCACGCCCAGCATCGAGCCGAAGGCGATCGCCTCCGCCGGCGAAAGGCCCTCGGCCTTCAGGAGCTCGATCAGCACGGCGCCCATGCCGAAGGCGACGAAGGCGTTGAGGCCGGAGGCGCCGACCAGCAGATAGAAGGTGCTGCGCGCCGGCGTGACGGCAGGCGCGCGCGCGGCCGCGCCCGAGTCAGCCGGCAGATGATCGTGGACCCGGCGCGGCAGCAGGAACACGAACAGCGGCAGCGACACCAGGATCAAGAGGCCGGCATAGACGAGGCAGGTGCTGCGCCAGCCGATATGCGCCGACAGCGCCGACGTCACCGGCCAGAAGATGCTGCTCGACAATCCCGTCACCAGCATCAGCGCGCCGATCGCCCGGCCCGCGCGCCGCCCGGCGATCTCGTTGAGCACGATGTAGGAGGCGGTCGAGAGCGTGGCGCTGCCGGCGATGCCGAGCAGCAGCCAGGCCGCGTAATAGGTCAGCGGCCCCTGCGCGACCGACAGCAGCACGTAGCCGGGCGCCGCCAGCACCGTCCCCGCGATCATGACGCGGCGGCCGCCCTGCTTGATGAACGGCCGCGCCAAGAGCGGCGAGCACAGCCCCATCGACATGTACAGCACGGTCGTGCTGGCGAAGATCGCCGTGAGGTCCATCTCCAGGTCCGCCGCCATCGCCCGGCCGATCACCGCCGGCAGGCTGAGCGTGCCCCAGGCGATCAGCTGGGTGACGGCCAGCACGATCAGAACGCGCAGGATGGAGGGATCGGCGATGACGGGGGGCATGCGGCGGATATGGGTATTGCAGGGAGGGAGCGCCGGGCACGAGGCAGAGCGCGACGATGCTTTTAATGCATTCGCGCCGCCCCAGCCCCGCTGTTTCGGAATTGCCCCCTGCCGGGGATGGGGTGCTGGAGCCTATGCGGCCGCCATCGCA is from Bradyrhizobium sp. ORS 285 and encodes:
- a CDS encoding DUF763 domain-containing protein; the encoded protein is MARRTGSADLPLHSGRVPAWLGLRMSALGAIITQAIVHHYGRDEFLARLSHPFWFQSFGAVMGMDWHSSGITTSVIGALKRGLKPLSAELGIYVCGGRGEHSRKTPDELRLLSDRLGLDGEGLVRTSKLVAKVDSAAVQDGFDLYLHGFFVTADGKWTVVQQGMNGEARQARRYHWHSPDIADFVDAPHSAIDGPAQGEIVNLTDKRAAPSRNAQLELLTELGPDRVVTEFERLSTPAPMHAQAMLPHLVMPDHHDVRPKDVFARRLHGTLAAAAERGPVDFPELLLTPGVGARTVRSLAMVAEVVHGAPYRFTDPARFSLAHGGKDRHPYPVPIKVYDDTIRVLKSAVGNAKLGRDEAMAALKRLDDQARRLERSATGPSLDAFIATERAASPELDGRSVFGWERDLIQRTGEA
- a CDS encoding NUDIX domain-containing protein — protein: MPARSAGVLAFRRRGGTLEVLLVHPGGPFWRNKDAGAWSIPKGEFGTGESAEAVARREFAEELGTVLIAPLIPLGEIKQRGGKVVEAFAAETDLDADAIVSNTFELEWPPRSGRIQRFPEVDRAAWFDLTEARARINSAQAALLDRLVEMSGG
- the putA gene encoding bifunctional proline dehydrogenase/L-glutamate gamma-semialdehyde dehydrogenase PutA, giving the protein MTNAQPAETVFSPAYAEDDVAIADRLLRAQDGADLPAVKATARRLIEGLRAKASRFGGIDDFLQEYSLSTNEGLALMVLAEALLRVPGDDTADRLIEDKLGRSDFLHHEVKSHTPLVTASAWALGLAARVIAPGETPESVVAGLARRLGLPTVRTAARQAMKLLGSHFVLGETIAQALDRANSGTGRLFRYSFDMLGEGARTANDAARYRQSYAAAIAAIGRAAGNAALLERPGISVKLSALHPRYEEISRDRVLRELVPVVIDLARQAKSYDLNFTVDAEEADRLDLSMAVIARVVADPALAGWEGFGLAIQAYQKRAEKVIAFIADLAAKHDRRFMVRLVKGAYWDTEIKRAQERGLDDYPVFTRKAMTDLNYLACARQLLAQRSRIFPQFATHNALTVAHIVHEARGSGGYEFQRLHGMGDPLYASLRELHPDIACRTYAPVGQHRDLLAYLVRRLLENGANSSFVSVAADPNIPVEQLVTSEAEIVGKPEAARHPHIVRPRDLYGPTRRNSQGIELGHHASLNALRAEIAGAGAAPAAASPIIDGVARDGTSRQLTSPFNPGVIAGTVIEADAAVVERAVAAAVGGLTSWGMTTAAQRAKALRRAADMIEQRRARLIHLLAIEAGKTLDDAIAEIREAVDFCRYYAAEGEALFGVELGLPGPTGESNALRLRPRGVFVAISPWNFPFAIFIGQIAAALMAGNAVVAKPAEQTPLIAAETVRLLHEAGIAASALQLVPGDGAIGARLVDHPAIAGVVFTGSYDTARAINIALANRKGPILPLIAETGGINAMLVDSTALAEQVTDDVVTSAFRSAGQRCSALRLLCVQDDVADDIIAMIAGAARELRIGDPRDVSTHIGPVIDAEAKARLDQHIARMKMSARVHYAGSSPDTGCFVAPHVFELLRPEELEQEVFGPVLHVVRYRGEDLERTLRAIAASGYGLTFGLHSRISQLADRVGQLPIGNIYVNRNMIGAVVGVQPFGGCGLSGTGPKAGGPHYLARFATEQTLTINTAAAGGNAALASLGEKG
- a CDS encoding O-acetylhomoserine aminocarboxypropyltransferase/cysteine synthase family protein is translated as MRNETIATHAGYEPEGTTKAVAVPIYQTAAYAFDSADHGAALFNLEVEGYRYSRISNPTTAVLEKRVAELEGGVGALAVGTGQAALHFAFVNLADGGGNIVSVPQLYGTTHTLLGHILPRQGITGRFAESDQPDAIERLIDENTKAVFAETIGNPAGNVCDIEALAKVAHRNGVPLIVDNTVATPILLRPFDYGADIAVHSLTKFLGGHGTTLGGMLVDSGNFPWKDHADRFPAFSQPDTSYHGMVYTDHFGRSAYIQRARSVYQRTMGAVLSPFNAFLLLQGIETVALRMERHVENARKVADFLRNDPRVAWVNYAGFPESPYYPLVQKYLDGRASSLFTFGIKGGMEAGKAFYDALKLITRLVNIGDAKSLACHPASTTHRQMPPDDQRKAGVLPEAIRLSIGIEHIADIIEDLDQALAQACPRQLDAAE
- a CDS encoding homoserine O-succinyltransferase, whose protein sequence is MTLLFDRDRRITSPALAPTGGERRVRDPIELTIGLVNNMPDSALKATDVQIARLLQQSAPWHVRIRLHCFSLPSIARSPVASSHVAQTYTDIDRLDGLDIDGLIVTGAEPIAARLRDEPYWPDLTAIIDWAKTNTKTTIWSCLAAHAAVLHLDNVERQRLAHKCSGVFDCVKVRDDWLTRGIDTPLQVPHSRLNAVNEPLLAERGYDILTRSAEIGVDIFAREMPSRFVFFQGHPEYDALSLQREYMRDIARYLAGQRDDYPRLPKSYFSAETEAVLNAFELRAKARRDPTLAAELPGLTLRQDLAAGHAAKLLFRNWIGYLADG
- a CDS encoding methyl-accepting chemotaxis protein, whose product is MRHLTVYQRLAAIIAVMSIALFAVSAMQILMLRGTVIEERQTMVRNLVDSAVKILSYYDAAAAAGKVPADQARQQAFAAIGAMRWGAYNDYLGIYGTGSSDAGVTYVHANPKYINVNRWDYQDSTKKYLIQDIVRAARAGGGFVEYQVPRAGGKEELPKMSYVGAYGSGDKMLAIQAGAYVDDIDAVVYQRALWAGLGALAGLLIAAITAFWLGRSVVVPLDQTCAVMDELTKGHLGFEVPFTDRRNEIGRMARSLQILKDHLAESERIRAEQEQAKQQSAEERRAVLVRIADEFERSIGGVIQTTASAAGELQTSAQSMSSIVSGTSDQSAKVAAAAEQTAKNVQTVSASAEQLSSSIQEIAKQVTQSSSIAQNAVEQATRTESMVTRLVHASQKIGEVMALIQTIAGQTNLLALNATIESARAGEAGKGFAVVANEVKALSAQTAKATEEITSQIEAIRDATTSTVTAIREIGTTIGQMNEITETIAAAVEEQGVATKEIARSVQQAAQGTQGVMQHIVGVREASGQVGAAAAQVLSAAAQLGSQSDQLKSQTGRFLGNVRAA
- a CDS encoding alpha/beta hydrolase, with product MPLDPRAQRLLSMLAAAAPAERERPSPEQRRQSLAKLMQFSRNDVGPVTTTDGRCYGPAGALHYRMYTPAPAGELAQYDDGALLPGFVYFHGGGLVAGSIETHDKVAAALAVASGCRLLSFDYRLAPEHKFPAAVDDALAAVEFVVRHGALLGVDSNRVVIGGDSAGATLAAFLCQYAASVGGPRIAAQCLICPVLDSSEPWPSRGLFGTGYLLDKATWEADLADYLAPDIPLDEPVVSPLSNPVLIGLPPAVIHTAEFDPMRDEGNAYAVRLADAGVSVAHVCHEGMIHNFHALGALLPQARPALELIGHQLRSLLHAPAPS